One genomic window of Desulfovibrio subterraneus includes the following:
- a CDS encoding 6-hydroxymethylpterin diphosphokinase MptE-like protein has protein sequence MHLRTFINTLSGSPATDYIISIGPLPADSRREGDRCLVIYEPTPQHILKIKDIPAAELGTGISLHIDSVTYHAHSRNVKVLQGFLAFWFMKYIWLPLHSVQIPDHLGLRKESKEDFIHEINKLRNQDLLLTHPLTDKIRKAGKGFPAILLMPGPSLSNITGKLKALAEKAIIICISRTVGFALQEGVEPDLVIQLDCHCLQQRLFPEQHFQDTTLLSLSLAPISGFAKNFRQVFFTDSFDLEVLPNSYRPKESWLSTFLLCLGAAETLDLESLYVFGSDLSYQNKDACYYNTTDGAIDNATHVEQEFITAIKNGEFITCDINNTPVSTTLQYFATAFEAEMFAQEIMQSAGTRFYNASSSGILSPEMFIPVNEDHILQRQDFNRERFRKRLDAMANHRETINYNLLKHKIRLRIQQLREALKVAREVDPSSHPEERYPLFQIVHELTLDNPGVMSSQGKAQFTCGLLDVWLTEARRALNIVTLHQQAPETPVTLLCCPEEFEVCGEPILKQHPNWQIAPLAVTDIFSPSATMPSVPFHRLHADAVEGKPIVLITRALLDRYGYLIQAMPSDNILEYPAQ, from the coding sequence ATGCACCTTCGCACTTTCATTAATACCCTTAGCGGAAGCCCAGCCACAGACTACATCATTTCCATTGGCCCACTTCCTGCCGATAGCCGACGGGAGGGTGACAGGTGCCTTGTCATTTATGAACCGACTCCTCAGCACATCCTCAAAATCAAGGATATCCCCGCTGCAGAACTTGGAACGGGAATCTCCCTGCATATCGACTCGGTCACCTACCATGCTCACAGCCGTAATGTAAAAGTTCTGCAAGGGTTTCTGGCTTTCTGGTTCATGAAGTACATCTGGCTCCCTTTGCATTCAGTACAAATCCCTGACCATCTCGGCCTTCGAAAAGAAAGCAAAGAAGATTTCATCCATGAAATCAACAAGCTCAGGAATCAGGATTTACTACTTACACATCCCTTGACGGACAAGATCCGCAAAGCGGGAAAAGGATTTCCCGCAATCCTGCTTATGCCTGGCCCCTCGCTCAGCAATATCACCGGAAAGCTCAAGGCTCTTGCAGAAAAAGCCATAATCATCTGCATTTCAAGAACCGTCGGATTCGCTCTGCAGGAAGGGGTAGAGCCTGACCTTGTAATCCAGCTTGACTGCCACTGCCTGCAGCAACGCTTATTCCCTGAGCAGCATTTCCAGGATACGACACTCCTGTCACTTTCTCTGGCCCCGATTTCCGGATTTGCCAAAAATTTCCGGCAAGTATTCTTTACAGACAGCTTTGATCTGGAAGTTCTTCCTAACAGCTATAGACCGAAAGAATCATGGCTGAGTACGTTTCTACTGTGCCTTGGCGCAGCAGAAACTCTTGACCTTGAAAGTCTTTACGTTTTCGGGAGCGACCTGTCCTACCAGAACAAAGATGCCTGCTATTATAACACCACAGATGGTGCAATTGATAACGCCACACATGTTGAACAAGAGTTCATTACAGCAATAAAAAATGGCGAGTTCATAACATGCGACATCAACAACACCCCTGTATCTACGACATTACAATATTTTGCCACAGCCTTTGAAGCAGAGATGTTCGCACAGGAGATAATGCAATCTGCGGGAACGCGTTTTTACAACGCCTCAAGCTCAGGTATTCTTTCACCGGAAATGTTCATTCCTGTAAACGAAGACCACATCCTTCAACGCCAGGACTTTAACAGGGAGCGTTTCCGCAAACGTCTTGATGCAATGGCAAATCACAGGGAAACTATCAACTACAACCTGCTAAAGCACAAAATCCGGTTACGCATCCAGCAGCTGCGTGAAGCGCTCAAGGTTGCGCGTGAAGTTGACCCTTCCTCACACCCCGAAGAGCGCTATCCCCTGTTTCAAATAGTGCATGAGCTGACTCTTGATAATCCGGGGGTCATGTCATCCCAGGGGAAAGCGCAATTCACCTGCGGCCTTCTGGATGTATGGCTGACAGAAGCCAGGCGTGCATTGAACATTGTCACCCTCCATCAGCAAGCGCCTGAAACTCCGGTCACACTGCTCTGCTGCCCCGAAGAATTTGAGGTTTGTGGCGAGCCTATTCTCAAGCAGCACCCGAACTGGCAAATAGCTCCTCTTGCAGTGACCGATATCTTTTCGCCGTCAGCCACCATGCCTTCAGTGCCTTTTCACCGGCTGCATGCAGACGCGGTTGAAGGAAAGCCGATAGTCCTTATCACCCGGGCGCTCCTTGATCGTTACGGCTATCTGATCCAGGCCATGCCATCGGACAACATACTTGAATATCCTGCACAGTAA